In the genome of Salifodinibacter halophilus, the window AACCACGTCGCGGCGCTGGCCGACGAGTACGGCGACGTCGGGAGCGGCTATCCGGGCGATACGGCGACACGCGAGTTCCTCCGGGCGTACGTCCGCGAGCACGGCTCACTCCCCGGCTGCGCGCGCGAGTCGTGGG includes:
- a CDS encoding ribonuclease HII — encoded protein: TSASRRDVDLVAEHGADETHAIVGAASIVAKVARDNHVAALADEYGDVGSGYPGDTATREFLRAYVREHGSLPGCARESW